Proteins encoded by one window of Rattus rattus isolate New Zealand chromosome 10, Rrattus_CSIRO_v1, whole genome shotgun sequence:
- the Yod1 gene encoding ubiquitin thioesterase OTU1, with product MFGGAKGGHFGVPPAGCSGAVSQAAAGTKAGPAGGRPADTMWRLRCKAKGGTHVLQGLSNRTRLRELQGQIAAITGIAPGSQRILVGYPPECLDLSDRDITLGDLPIQSGDMLIVEEDQTRPKASPAFSKHGAPSYVRETLPVLTRTAVPADNSCLFTSVYYVVEGGVLNPACAPEMRRLIAQIVASDPDLYSEAILGKTNEEYCDWIRRDDTWGGAIEISILSKFYQCEICVVDTQTVRIDRFGEDAGYSKRVLLIYDGIHYDPLQRNFPDPDTPPLTIFSSNDDIVLVQALELADEARRKRQFTDVNRFTLRCMLCQKGLTGQAEARDHARETGHTNFGEV from the exons ATGTTTGGAGGCGCGAAAGGCGGCCATTTTGGGGTCCCCCCCGCTGGTTGCTCCGGCGCTGTCTCCCAGGCTGCGGCTGGGACCAAGGCTGGCCCCGCAGGAGGCCGGCCGGCCGACACTATGTGGCGGCTCCGCTGCAAGGCCAAGGGTGGCACCCACGTTTTGCAGGGTCTTTCCAACCGGACCCGCTTACGGGAACTGCAGGGCCAAATCGCCGCTATCACCGGCATCGCTCCGGGCAGTCAGCGAATCCTCGTCGGCTACCCACCAGAGTGCCTGGATCTCAGCGACCGGGACATCACTCTCGGGGACCTGCCCATCCAGTCAG gtgACATGCTGATTGTTGAAGaagaccaaaccagaccaaaagCTTCACCTGCGTTTTCAAAACATGGTGCTCCTAGTTATGTCAGGGAAACTCTGCCTGTGCTTACCAGAACCGCAGTCCCAGCAGACAACTCTTGCCTCTTTACCAGTGTGTACTATGTCGTTGAAGGAGGAGTCTTGAATCCAGCTTGTGCCCCTGAGATGAGACGCCTCATAGCACAAATTGTAGCCAGTGATCCAGACTTGTATAGTGAGGCAATACTGGGAAAGACAAACGAAGAGTACTGTGATTGGATCAGAAGGGATGATACTTGGGGGGGAGCAATTGAGATATCAATCCTGTCCAAGTTTTATCAATGTGAAATATGTGTAGTAGATACACAGACAGTCAGAATTGATCGTTTTGGGGAAGATGCAGGCTATAGCAAAAGGGTTCTACTCATCTACGATGGCATTCACTACGATCCGCTTCAGCGAAACTTCCCTGATCCGGATACCCCTCCTCTGACCATTTTCTCCTCTAATGATGATATTGTTCTCGTACAAGCACTGGAATTAGCTGATGAAGCTAGAAGAAAGAGACAGTTCACTGATGTAAACCGCTTCACCCTGAGATGCATGCTGTGTCAGAAGGGCCTAACCGGACAAGCTGAAGCAAGGGACCATGCCAGGGAGACAGGCCATACCAACTTTGGAGAGGTGTGA